From Candidatus Methylomirabilota bacterium:
GCAGGCGCTTGACCACGAGCGCGGTCTTGAACGCCGCCACGGGCCCGATCTGCTGGCGCACCCGCTCGACGAGCTCGCGGGCGATGTCGGCCTCGCTCCGCTCGACGCCGGCCTTGGTCACGACGAAGCCGACGGGGACCTCGCCCTTGATCTCGTCGGCCACGCCGACCACCGCGCACTCGGCCACGTCCGGATGGCCGGCGAGCACCTCCTCCATGGCGCCGGTGGACAGCCGGTGGCCGGCGACGTTGATGATGTCGTCCACGCGGCTCATGATGTAGACGTATCCGTCCTCGTCCTTGTAGCCCGCGTCGCCCGTGAGGTAGTGGCCCGGGTGCTTCGTGAGATACGACGTCTCGTAGCCCGCGTCGTTGTTCCAGAGCGTGGGGAGGCAGCCCGGGGGCATCGGCAGCCGGATCGCGATCGAGCCGATCTGCCCCGCCGGCATCTCCCGGTTGTCCTCGCTCAGCACGCGCACGTCGTAGCCCGGCACGGCCTTCGTCGGCGAGCCCGGCTTCACCGGCAGCGTGCCGAGGCCCACGCAGTTGGCCGCGATCGGCCAGCCGGTTTCCGTCTGCCACCAGTGGTCGATCACCGGCACACCGAGCCGCGCCTCGGCCCAGTGGAGCGTGTCGGGATCGCAGCGCTCACCCGCGAGGAACAGCGTGCGGAAGTCGCGGAGATCGTGCTTGGCGATGTGGTGGCCCTGGGGGTCCTCCTTCTTGATCGCGCGGAACGCGGTGGGCGCCGTGAACAGCACGTTCACGCCGTGCTGGGCGATGAGGCGCCAGAAGGCGCCGGGGTCGGGCGTGCCGACGGGCTTGCCCTCGTAGAGGATCGTCGTGCAGCCTCGGAGGAGCGGCGCGTACACGATGTACGAGTGGCCGACGACCCAGCCGATGTCGGAGGCGGCCCAGTAGGTCTCGCCGGCGCCGACGCCGTAGATGTTTTCCATGGACCACTTGAGCGCGACCGCGTGGCCGCCGTTGTCGCGCACGACGCCCTTCGGCACACCCGTCGTCCCCGAGGTGTAGAGGATGTAGAGCGGATCGGTCGCGGCCACGGGCACGCAGTCCGCGGGCGTGGCGCCGCCGACGAAGTCACCCCAGTCGAGGTCGCGCCCCCGCGCGAGGGTGGCGGCCGCCTGGGGGCGCTGGAGGATCACGCAGCGCTCGGGCTTGTGCGCGGACAGCTCGATCGCGCCGTCGAGGAGCGGCTTGTAGGGCACCGTGCGGTTCACCTCAATGCCGCAGGACGCGGAGAGGATGAGCCGGGGCTTGGCGTCGTCGATGCGCTTGGCGAGCTCGTTCGAGGCGAAGCCGCCGAAGACGACCGAGTGGATCGCGCCGATCCGCGCGCAGGCGAGCATCGCCATCACGGCCTCGGGGACCATCGGCATGTAGATGATGACGCGGTCGCCCTTCTGCACGCCCTGACGCCGCAGCGCGCCG
This genomic window contains:
- a CDS encoding propionyl-CoA synthetase; protein product: MAKSVYDETYGHAMTSPESFWAAAAEDIHWEKRWDRVFDDSRKPFYRWFTGGVLNTCFNALDLHVDRGRGKQRALVYDSPVTSTVRAFTYRELRDEVARLAGALRRQGVQKGDRVIIYMPMVPEAVMAMLACARIGAIHSVVFGGFASNELAKRIDDAKPRLILSASCGIEVNRTVPYKPLLDGAIELSAHKPERCVILQRPQAAATLARGRDLDWGDFVGGATPADCVPVAATDPLYILYTSGTTGVPKGVVRDNGGHAVALKWSMENIYGVGAGETYWAASDIGWVVGHSYIVYAPLLRGCTTILYEGKPVGTPDPGAFWRLIAQHGVNVLFTAPTAFRAIKKEDPQGHHIAKHDLRDFRTLFLAGERCDPDTLHWAEARLGVPVIDHWWQTETGWPIAANCVGLGTLPVKPGSPTKAVPGYDVRVLSEDNREMPAGQIGSIAIRLPMPPGCLPTLWNNDAGYETSYLTKHPGHYLTGDAGYKDEDGYVYIMSRVDDIINVAGHRLSTGAMEEVLAGHPDVAECAVVGVADEIKGEVPVGFVVTKAGVERSEADIARELVERVRQQIGPVAAFKTALVVKRLPKTRSGKILRGTMKKIAEGTEYTLPATIDDPAILTEITESLKTLGY